The sequence GCCGGTCGAAATAGATGTAGACAAAAGCGGGTTCATTCAACTCAAAGGTAAGGAAGGTTGAGGTAGAATTGTCCTTATCAGCGTTAGCCGTTTTTATACAGGGAAGATCATCATATTTATCCTTGGAAAAATTGGTGAAAGTGTAATCTCGGTCCAGGTAATACTCATCTCCTATTTTGCACCAACTCAAGTAATAATTTTGGCCGGAGGCTACCCGGATATTTGAAACAAGATCGGTTTCTTGCTGGGGATAGAGGCGCAGCGATGAATATTTTCCACCAAGCACATCTGCACCAAGATTGCCCTCATCTACCATAATCTCTTTGGTCCGGCCCTGCCAATAGGGATGTTCATAGAGTTTGACGATGTACCAGCCCCGCAGTTGAACAGACGAGACATTATTATCGCCAAGAGGGGTTTGGCCCAAATCGGCAATGTCGGTAGTAGTATGGTAACAAACGCCCTTAAAATCTGGCTCCGCGTACAGGTAAACGCCGGGGGTATAATCGGGCGGGCAATCTGGACTGGACTGTAGAAGGTGGCGGGCAATTGCTTGCTCAGGAGGTATCGCCGCGGAAATCGGCTCAAGTTTCAAGAAAATGAGCAGCCAGACCATCACCCCAAAGGCAAACCCTGTAATTATGCTTTGTTTGGTAAAGAACTTACCCTTCGTACCCATATCGCTTCTTTTTTCCCAACCTGACCGCCCACTGCCAAGCCACCCAGAACATCAAGGCGTACAAACCCGCGCTCAAAAGATAAATACCACTCAAGCCAAACAAGGGTATCAGGCCGTAAGCCAAGGGCGGGCCAATGGCGCTGGCTAGATCGCCGGTGGTAAACAACATCCCCAATCGCCGGCCATGTTGTTTTGCCTCAGATAGATCGCCCACCAGCGCTGTGGCCAAACCCTGATTGCTACCACTCGTAATGGCCGTTAAGGGGAGGCCGAGCAGTACGGTTAAGGGCAACCCTAAAGCCAGCAGGCCAAAGCCGGCCACACCGGGCGCTAAACCACCAACGGCTACGGGCCAACGATTATGCAGACGGTCTGACAGTCTGCCCATCACCGGGGCAGCGGCCATCGCCATCAAGGTGGTCAAACCCAACCCAACTCCGGTCAGGGTAGCTACGCCAAACAAACGACCGGCAACGTAAATCGAATCGCCAAACTGCTCCAATAAGAATAAACCAAACGTTGACAGCAGAAACCCGGCCACCACCAGCCGACTCATTCCCAGGAGGGCAAAGGCCGAAGCCAACTGGCTCCGATTGACTGGTTTGACAATGTTAGCAGCAGGCGGCGAGACCTTGCTCCAATTAACGGAAACGGCTCGCCTGAAATGACGAGTTTCGGGCAAGAAAATAAGGGCAATCATCGCTCCTAAAAGAGTCAAACTCGCGCCCACCCCCATGGCGGTATGGTAGCCCAGCCAATCAGTCAGCAAGCCGCCGATCATGGTGCCGCTTGATGAGCCAAGGAAAAAGGAAATCTGGTAAAGGCCAACCCAACGACCCCGGTTGTTTTCACCCGCCAGGTCAAGTACAATGACATTGCCCCCCACCCAGATCCCAGACCAGGCCAATCCCCACAGCAGCCGACCCGCCAGTAAGGGCCAAAATCCCTGGGTGAGCGCGTACAAGGCCGTTGAAACCGCACCGATGACCAAAGCTGCTATAAACAAATACCGGCGCGACCAGCGATCATAAGCCATCCCCGCCGGGCCATTGAACAGCAGCCGAATAAAACGATTGGCCGATAGCAAGATACCCACACTGGCCAATGATACCCCGGCTTCGGTTACGTGCGTAGGCAAAACAACATAGAGTGATGCATCACCAATCAGGGATAAGCTCGTGCCTAACCCAACCGGGATGAGCACGCGCCAGGGCGAGATAACAGTTTCTTCTGGCATAAGCCTACGGCAACAACCGGTCGCCCTGGTCATCAAAGCGGATGACGCCGGTGACGCCTGGATAAGCTGGGATGTTTCGCACGGCCTCGGCCAGAATGTGGCGGCCAATAATCAGGTTGCCGGCTTCATCTTCCACCGAGACAACCTCGATGGCTTGAAGCAGGATGTTTGTGGCATCGTATGTGTAGGCCGCGAAAAAACCTGAGCCTATTTCGGCCAGGGATTGGCCATAGGCATCCTGGTAACTTTGGGCAAATTCCTGGTAGATCGGAGTGTCTACAACTTGTGCATTTTTCTCATCTCCATCCCGGTCATCCCGAAAGACCAGCCGGTTGAACACGTCAAAGCCCTGTTCGGTCAAATTTGGATTGGAGCAGGAAGGAGAAATCCAGACCAAATGAGCGTCTTCGTATACAGGCGCTCCTCCCATGCAAGAAGCCGAGCAAGTGTGACCAACCAGGCCCACAATATTGGCCTCAACGACAACGTCTTGGGCCGCTTTTTGCCCCAAATCAGGATCACCACAGCCGCCATCAACGATGAGACCGGCTTTAATGGGAAATCCTTTGATAGCTGACTTTTCCTCAAGGGCCATCAGAAAAGCGTTTTTTTGGACTGCGCCAAGTTCGGATAGTTCGCCCGAAAGCGCCCCCACAAAAGCCAAGTTGATCGTCCCCCCTGGCGGAATGACAATATCCCCCCACGGGTCAGACGGGATAAGGGTTTCCTTTGATTCTTGAACAGGCGGGCGAACCACCGTTTGTTTGCCTGCCCAGCGTGGCCAGTAACTGGGTATCCAGGTCCAGGGATTCAATATTTCCAGCATCTCGCCTTCTATCAATTTTGGCTCGCCGCTGCCGTTAATATTTACCAGTACTATTCTGGGTTGAGCGTCACCGGCAAACCAGATGGCCAGTTGTTGGCCGTCAGGGTTCCAGGTTATCAGGAAAGGTTCAACGGGCCGGTCAAACGAATGAACCACTTTAGGCGCAGGTTGGTTGGGATCGAGTATGAGAATTTCGTAGGGGATTGTTTCATCGTCAGGGCTATTCAAGAAGGCAATCTGCCGGCTATCGGGCGACCAGGCTGGAATTGAAACACAAAATCTATCATCTCCGGGCAACAATTGTTTGGCCCCCGTACCATCTGGCCGGATGACCCACAGGGAGCAATCGCGCGCAAAAGCGATCAATTGATTATCAGGAGACCAATCAGGGAAAACGTCGTTGGTGTTGCCGCTGGTAAGCTGTTTCAGGTTGGAACCATCAGCCTTGATCAGATAAAGTTTGTGATCATAAATATCGGTTGCCGGGTCTGTACCGGCATCAAAAACGATTTGCTCACCATCGGGCGACCAGGCAAACAGAATAATTGTCTCAAAAGTTAGATTTTGCGTTATTGGCGCAACCCGGTTGGTGACAGCGTTACGGAGGCAAAGTTGGGGCGGTTCCGAGTTTTCACAATGTTCAATGATTTTATCCGTAAGCGTGTCCGCAAAATCGGGCGTCGGCTCCAATGGCGTTGCTGATTCCGGCTCTATTTCAGGGACAGGTTTGGCCTGGCCCCACTGAGGATCCACGGCAGCCGTCCACCAATAAGGAAATTCATCAAGCAGTTCCGGTTGCCCCGAACCATCGGCGTTGACCAACCAGGCGCGGCACTTTTCATCAAGGTAGGTTACATGGGTATTATCGGGGCTGAAAGCCACATCGGGCATTAAACATTCATCATTTTCATAAACGATCGTAGCAATAGACGTAAACGTATGACCCTCATCAGAGACAATCCAAACCTCACGCGTTGCCGGAAAAGTTGGCTCTCCACCTCCGCCCACCATCCCCGAAACTACAATTGACCGGCTATCGGGAGACCACTGCGGCTGTTCCACACATGCGCTTTGTTGTCCATCGCTGTTCCAAATGATTTTCGGCTCAGAACCATCGGGATGCATGATGGCCAGGTCGCAGCCGCTATGGAAAGCCAACCACTCGCCATCCGGGCTCCAGGCCGGACCGATGTCGTTATTAATGGGGGGGAGTTTGGCCAGGTCTGTGCCATCGGCATTGACCAGGTAAAGCGCATGATCTTGCGACGGGTTCCCACCGAGTTCAATGGCCGAAAAGGCAATTTTTTTGCCATCAGGACTCCACGAAACCCCGCCTGTAATCTCAAAATCGGTCTCTGGCAAGATTTTCTGGTCGGGCTGTTCGCGGGGAGGGTCATAGATACACAAGCCGGGACCGTGATCGTCCCAAACGCAGGGTTTCACTCGCCGGGTGCCTTCCGGCAATTCGACCACAGTTACAGAGGGCTGTGTTTCTTCCGCCTGGCCGGATGGAATCAAGCCAACTACAACGGCTACTGCTACTGCCAACAAACCTATCACCAGCACCCCGGCCAAACCAAACGCCCAAACCGGAAACCGGCGGCGCGGCCTGGCAGCCTGACCCGGCACGGCGGTTCCGTGCAGTACGGTGGCGTCTTCAATATCCGGGGTGGTGACCGCTGCCGGAATTTCAGAAGCGATGGTCAGGCTGTCTTCGGCCGGTTGAGTTTGCTCAGGGGAAATTTTGGCTACCGCCCGGGCAAAGGCTGCCACCATATCGCCACAGGTGCGAAAGCGCAGGTTGGGGTCTTTGGTCAGGGCTTTGAGCACCACCCGCTCAATCTCTTCGGACAGTTCGGGGCGGACCTGGCGTGGCAGGGGCAGGGGGTCGTTCAGTTGCATGTGGATCAGGGCAATGGGCGTTTCAGCCTGAAAGGGGGGGCGGCCGGTGACCATCTCGTAGAGGATAATGCCTAACGAGTATTGGTCGGAGGCGGGCGTCAATTCGGTGTTGCCCCGGCATTGTTCGGGACTCATGTAAGCCGGAGTGCCCAGGATACCGCCGCCGGTCAGGTCGAGCGTGCTGGCCACCATTTTGGCAATGCCAAAGTCCATCAGAAAGGCATTGCCGGAAGAATCAAGCAGTACGTTGCTGGGCTTCACGTCGCGGTGCAGCACGCCATGGGCATGGGCGTAATCCAGGGCGGCGGCAATTTGACTCAATAGGCGGCTGGCTTCGGTCAGGGACAACGCCCCTTTCTTCATCCGGTCGGTGAGCGAACCGGCTTCCAGGTAACGCATGACCATATAGGCGATGCCGTTGTCTTCGCCATAGGTGAAGAGGGGCAAAATATGAATGTGTTCCAATTTGGCAATGGCTTTGGCCTCGCGTTCAAAACGCTGGCGAAATTTGGGGTCCTGGGAGAAGTGTTCGGGCAGAATTTTAACGGCCACGTAACGGTCCGTATCGGGATCGTAGGCTTTGTAAACGGTAGCCATTCCACCGATGCCAATTTGTTCAATCAGGCGATAATTACCAAGATTCCGACCGATCATTTTAGGCCCTCCTTCCGGGGAATGGCCAGGGTAAAGAGATCGCGTTAGAAAGCTATCCTGAATGTAGCCAAGGGTTAGCGGCTTATAAAAACCATTATAACACGACTCAACAGGTAATAAAAGGGGGAATCAACGGGGATTTTGCCCGATACCGGACACGGTTACTGCGCCACCTGTTCAACTTATTCAAGCAACGAATACTCCACAATTTGATTTAATTTAAAATCGTGCGCCTGGAGATAGTGTTTGACCACTTCTTCCAATGCCCCCAGGGGCATGGTGCCGATGAGTTCGCTACCGGCAACGCTCACCCCATGCCGGGCCGCCTCCAAACGGATTGTCTCCAGAACTCGAGGGATAGGGGTTTGGGTATAATTGGTCAAATTCATGGAAACCTGCACCAGGCCCTGCTCTTTCACTGCCAGGCCCATGGCTTTAACGTAACGATACCCGCCGCTGCTGTGGCGCACGGCCCGGGCAATTCGCCGGGCAATAGACACGTCGGTTGTGCGCAAATTCACGTTAAAGGCAATCAAGGGAAACCGCGCCCCGGTCACCGTGGCCCCACTTTTGGCATTGAACGTGGCCGGCCCTTCATCCGGCAGCCAGGCCGGGTCTTTAAATTTTTCCGGCAACCCCTCATACTGGCCCCGGCGAATATCGGCCAGATTCACACGCTCCGGTTGCGTGGCGGCGTCTTCATAATAATAAACCGGCACGCCTAACTCGCCCAAAAAGCGGCCAAATTGCCGGGCCAGGTTAACGGCTTCCTCTGTTTCCACCTCGCGCAACGGCACAAACGGCACCACGTCCACTGCGCCTAGACGGGGATGAGCGCCCTGCTGCCGGCTCATATCAATCAGGGTTAAGGCTCTGGCCGCCATAGCTTTGGTTGCGGCCAACACCGGTTCCGGCTCGCCCAGGTAAGTGAGTACCGAGCGATTGTGATCCGCATCAGAGGAATAATTTAAAATTTTGACTCCCTCGATGCGCCGCACTTCAGCCACCACTTGCTCAACAACCTCCCGGTTTCTGCCTTCGCTGATATTAGGGATGCACAGCAAAATCTTCATTTTTCCCTCGCCAAATTAGCGTATCGTTTTGTTTTGGCCCAATTCTACCCGCCCGCATCTTAAATGGCAAAAGTGCCGCAGGGCCAAAGGTTGGTTTTTCTATTTTGGGGCGATTGTCAGTAGAGAGATAGTTATGGTACAATGGGCAAATTGTCGCAACCGCGATATATTATCTTAATTTTGACCAGGAGACATTACAGATGACCAGGGACAAAGAAGTAGCTTATTCGATCAGCCCGGCCGGGGAAAAGTTTGCCTTGCCGCAGGCCGATGAGTATGAGCAGGAATTTAATAAAATCAAAGAATTGGCCGAAAAAGCCCGGCAAGCCGGCCAGGAAGTGGTAGTGGTGATGGGCGTCGGTTTTGTGGGGGCGGTTATGGCGGCCATTATTGCCGACGCCAGGGATAAAGAGGGCCGCCCCAGCAAATTTGTGATTGGCTGCCAACGCCCCAGCACGCGCAGTTACTGGAAAATCCCGCTCCTGAACCGGGGGCAATCGCCGGTGAAAGCGGAAGACCCGGAAGTTGACGCGCTGATTAACCGCTGTGTTAATGAGACAAAAACTCTAGTAGCCACGTATAATAGCGACTGCCTGAAGCTGGCCGACTGTGTGGTGGTTGACGTGCAATGCGATTATGTTAAACACGACCTGGGCGACATGCGCACCGGCGAAACAGATATGGTGGCCCTGGAAGCCACCCTCAAAACCATTGGCGAGAAAATTCCGCCGCATTGTTTAACCCTCATCGAAACAACAGTGGCCCCCGGCACCACCGAATTTGTGGCCTGGCCCATCCTGAAGCGAGCCTTTGCCGCGCGCGGCCTTGAGGCTACGCCGGTGCTGGCGCACAGTTTTGAGCGGGTCATGCCGGGCCGGGAGTATGTGGCCAGTATCCGCGACTTTTGGCGCGTCTGCGCCGGCTGCACGCCGGAAGCCCGCCAGCGCGTGGAAAAATTTCTGCGGGAAATCATCAATACAGACAAATATCCGCTGACCATTATGGACCGGCCAATTGAGTCGGAAACCACAAAAATTGTGGAGAATTCATATCGCGCCACTATTTTGGCTTTTCTCAATGAGTGGAGCATCTTTGCCGAACGTAACGGGGTGGACTTGATCAAGGTCATCGAAGCTATTCGCATGCGTCCCACCCACAGCAATATCATTTTCCCCGGCCCCGGCATTGGCGGGTACTGCCTGCCCAAAGACGGCGGCCTGGGTTACTGGGCCTACCGGCACTTGTTGGGTTTTGAAGACGGCGATAGCGTTTTTAGACTCACCCCAATGGCCATTGACATTAACGATACGCGCGGCCTGCACGTGGCCGAGTTGACCCGCGACGCCCTGCGCAACATGGGCCGTTACATTGCCGGCGCCGACGTGCTCTTATGCGGGGCCAGCTATCGCCAGCATGTGGGCGATACCCGCTATAGCGGCAGCGAGTTGGTGGTGCGCAAGCTGGCCGAGATGGGGGCGCAGATACGGGCACACGACCCCTACGTGGCGCACTGGTATGAACTGGAAAAACAAGAGGCTTACCCCGCGCCGGGACATTCGTGGAAACGGTTTTTCCGCAATCAGGAAGACCTCAAAAACGTGGTGGTGCAAAAAGACCTGTCCACCGCTCTCAAGGGCGTGGAAGCGGTTGTTTTTGCCGTGCCGCATCAACATTACCTTGATCTCAAGCCAGATGATGTGGTGGCCTGGACAGGCAAACCTTTGGCCGTGATTGATTGTTTTGGCATCCTGGATGACGACGCCATCCGGCGATATTTTGAGCTGGGGTGTGAGGTGAAGGGGTTGGGCCGCGGCCACATCCAACAGATCAAAGACGCAGTGCGTAAACTAAAAAGGTAGTCCTTTTAGCCCACATAGGGAGTAGTTTATAAAGCACCAAAAGTCAACTTTACTCTTTTGACGAATGACGGCCAATGACGCTTGACGACCAAAATTGATCAAAAACCGACAAATAAATCGGTCGTTCGTCGGGTAAAAAAGGCTCAATAGAATTGGGAAACACCCCCGCCATAGACATTAAAAATCTGCCATGTTATAATTAAACTAAACCGCGCAAACAAAACCAGCCAAAAAGGGAAAAAATATGGCCCTCATTTTAATTATAGACGACTCCTCCTATCAACGCCGGCTCGTGCGCAAATATATGGAAGCGCAAGGACATCAGACCATAGAAGCAGACAACGGACACGTGGGCCTGGAAATGGCTGCCAGCCACCGGCCTGACTGCATTCTGTTGGACCTCATCATGCCCGAAACCAGCGGGTTTGAACTGCTGGAAAAACTTCAGCAACAAGGTTCAAAGATACCCGTTGTAGTTATCACCGCTGATGTGCAAACCAGCACCCATAAACAATGTCTGGCCCTGGGCGCCCGCGCCATTATCAACAAGCCGGTTGACAGCGAACAACTGTATCAGACCATCAACCACATTCTTGGCTCGCCAGAGGAGGGGGAGGCATGAAACTAACACCTGCCCAAATAGATACTCTCAAAGAATTGATCAATATTGGCGTTGGCCGGGCGGCGGGCATGTTAAACGATATGCTGCAATCCCGCGTGCAGTTGCAAGTGCCCTACGTAAAAATATTCTCCCCGCTCACCTTAAAAGAAGAAATGGGCCAACTGGGCAGCCAAAAGCTTTCCACCGTTCGCCTCAGCTTCAAAGGGCCGTTCTCCGGCATTGCTTCCCTGGTCTTCCCGCCGGATAGCGCCGGGAAATTGGTTGACGTTTTAACCGGCGAAGAGCCGGCCACGCCCGATCTCGACTCCATCAGAATAGGCACGCTCACCGAAGTAGGCAACATCATCCTCAACGGCGTCATGGGTTCCATTGGCAATGTTTTAGAACGCCATATCAATTACTCTGTGCCCACCTACCTTGAGGATAATATTGAAAGATTGCTACTGGCCAACGGCCTCGACGCCAACACCACCATTCTCCTGGCCCATACTCGCTTCACCATCCAACAATTACAAATTGAAGGCGACATCATTCTGCTCTTTGAAGTTGGCTCGTTTGACGCGCTGCTGGCCGCCATTGACGCCATCAACGTTAGCTAAGGAAACATCACCTTGAACGAAATCGAGCTTGCCGAGCAACAATTCAATATCCTCGACCAGGTTCCGGTGGGGGTATTTGTGCTCCGCAAAGACTCTCTCGTTCTTTTTTGGAACCACTGCCTTGAAGATTGGACCGGCATTTCTCGCAGCCGGATAGTGGGCGCAAACATTGGCCGGCACTTTCCCCATCTGCAAGAACCCAAGTATGCCGGTCGTTTACAAAACATATTCGAAGGCGGCCCGCCCGCTATTTTTTCGGCCCAACTGCACAAATCCATCATCCCGGCTCATCTGCCAAACGGCCAGGCCCGCATTCAGCACACCACGGTTACGGCTGTCCGCAGTCCCACTAACCAAGACTTTTACGCCCTTTTTGTGGTGCAGGATGTCACCGACCTGACCGGCCGGATTCAGGATTACCGCCTCATGCGCGATCAGGCCCTGGCCGAGATCAAAGAACGCCAACTGGCCGAAAAAGCGCTGCAACACCGAATTGAGTTTGAAGACCTCATCACGACCCTCTCCACCCACTTCATCAACCTGCCCTCAGACCAAATTGACGAAGGCATTAATCATGCCCTGCAAACCATTGGCGAATTTCTTAAGGTTGACCGGAGTTACATCTTGCTGTTTTCTGAAAACGCAACCAGCATGAGCATCAGCCACGAGTGGGACGCTCCTGGCCTTGAACCGCTCAGCCAAACCGTCAAAGAGTGTCCGGTTGATCATTTCCCCTGGTTTGCCCAAAAAATAAAGCAGTTTGATACCGTCCTTGTTTCAGCCATAGCCGACCTTCCCCCTGCCGCCACTGCTGAAAAAGAAATAAGCCGGGCTAAAAATATTGGAGCCTTGGTCAATCTGCCCCTGGTTTATCGCGATGTCCCGGTTGGCTCTTTGGCCTTTGCCTCTATCCAGGCTCAGAAAAAATGGGCCGAAGAAGATATTGCCCTGCTCAAAATTGTGGGCGAAATTTTTGTTAACGCCCTAGAACGCAAACGCGCTGAAGCCCGGTTACAAGCCTACGCCGCCGACCTGGAACGCAGCAACCACGAACTGCAAACCTTTGCCTACATCGCTTCACACGATTTGCAGGAGCCGCTGCGCAAAATTCAGCTCTTCAGCAACCGCCTGCGCACCCGGCACGGCGACTTATTTAACGAGCAAGCGCGAGATTACCTGGAACGGCTGTTACACGCCGCCACCCGCATGCAAACCCTGATCCAAGACTTGCTGACCTATTCCCGGCTGACCACCCATGCCCAACCCTTTACCCTGGTTGATTTAAACAAAATAGCCTCGGAAGTTCTATCAGACCTGGAAGGACGGATTGAAGAAGTAGGGGGCCAGGTAGCTATCGGCATGCTGCCCACCATCGAGGCCGACCCCATGCAAATGGGCCAACTGCTCCAAAACCTGATCAGCAACGGCCTTAAATATCACCGCCCCACCGAACCGCCACTGGTCAAAGTCCGGGCCAATATTGAAGAGGGATTGTGCCGGCTGACGGTTGCCGACAATGGCATTGGTTTTGACGAAACACATTTAGAGCGCATCTTCCGCATTTTCGAGCGTCTGCACGGTCACAGCAAATACGAAGGCACCGGCATCGGCCTGGCCATTTGCCGCAAAATTGTTGACCGTCACGGCGGCGCAATCACCGCCACCAGCGCCCCAGGCCAGGGAGCTACTTTCATCGTCACCTTACCCCTGGCTCAAAGCAAAACATAACCCGGAGTTAAAAATGTCCCCATCCAGCCCCGATAAAAACTTGGTGACTACGCTCGCCAATAAACTCAAAGTTGAACCCAAAGACGCCGAATATAACAAACAAGGCCGGCTCCGCAAACTTGACCTATCTGAATTGGGCCTGAACGAACTTCCCCCGGAGATCGGGCAACTCGCCTACCTGCAAGAATTGATCCTGAGCAAAAATAACTTGACCATGCTTCCGCCGGAGATCGGCCGGCTAAACAATCTGCGCCGGCTGGCCCTGGATAAAAATCAGCTAACCACCCTGCCTCCCGCGCTTGGCCGCCTGACCCGCTTAAAAATTCTCTCCCTGGCCGACAACCCCCTGCCCCAACTGCCTGCCGCGCTGTGGCAATTATCCAAATTGTGCAGCCTGACCCTGGACGACCTGCCGCTGGGCCAAATTCCGCCTGAACTTTTCCAATTGACCGACCTGCACTACCTGCACCTCCGCAACAATCAACTCAGGTACTTACCGCCGGAGATCGGCCGGTTGAACCGGCTCCTGGGCCTCACCCTGGCCGACAACCAACTGGCCGAACTGCCTGCCGCGCTCTGCCAACTGGCCAATTTGGAGTATCTTCACCTGGGCAATAATGAACTGCGCCAACTCCCCACCGATTTTGGCCGGTTACACAATTTGATGCGCCTTTACCTCTACAGCAATCAACTGACCCAACTCCCCCCTGATTTCTGCCAATTGGTCAACCTGCACATCCTGGAAAGCTCCAACAACCAACTGACCCAACTCCCTCCCAATTTTGGTCAATTGACCAAGCTCCAACTTCTTTCCTTTCACAACAACCGGCTGACCGAACTTCCCCCCGATTTCTGCCAATTGACCGGCCTGAAAATCCTGGACCTGGCCTATAACCAACTCACCCACCTGCCGCCCAACTTGCCCCAATTAAAAAATCTGCACACCCTTTCCCTGGCCCACAATCAACTTTCAGAACTTCCCTCCGATTTTTGCGGCCTGCCCAACCTACAAATCCTCAGCGTCTCTAACAACCAACTGCAAGAACTGCCGCCAGATTTTGCCCGCCTTACTACCCTGCAAATCCTGCACCTGGCCGACAACCAACTCAACCGCCTGCCGCCAGATTTCCATCAGTTCAAGCGGCTCCAGCTTCTTTCTTTGGAACACAACCCCAACCTCCGCACCCCTCCCCCCGAAATTGCCGCCCAGGGCACGGGCGAAGTTTTAGACTATCTGCGCGACCTCCGGCACGGCAGCGTTACCCGTTACGAGGCCAAACTGCTGCTGGTTGGCGAAGGCCGGGCCGGTAAAACTTCGCTCCTGCGGGCATTGCAAGGCCAGCCCTTCGACAGCAACCTCAACAGCACACACGGCATTGATGTCCGCCCCTACGCCCTCCCTCACCCGCATCACCCTCACCAAACCCTTACCCTCAACACCTGGGATTTTGGCGGGCAGCATATCTACCAAACCACCCACCAATTTTTTCTCACCAAACGTTCCTTATACCTGATGGTCTGGAACGCCGGGGTTGGCGTGGAGCAGGCCGGCCTGGATAAGTGGCTCAAAAACATTCAAGTGGTGGCCCCAGACTCGCCGGTGCTGTTGGTGGCCACCCACATTGACCAACGCCAACCTGATCTCAATTACCAGGCCCTCAAAGCCAGGTATCCCCAACTGGCCGGGCATTACGCCGTTAGCAATAAAACCGGCCAGGGTGTTGACACGCTCAAAACTGCTCTAGCCCAAACCGCGGCCCAACTCTCCCTAATGGAACAGCAGTGGCCCCAATCATGGGCGGCGGTTGAACAGGCGCTGCTCAACCGCCCCGAACACCACATTGACCTGGACAAATACATGGCCTGCTGCCGGCAGCCGGGCCTCAAGGCCGATATTGCCCGCGCCACCCTCAGCAGTTACCTGCACGATCTGGGTAAAATTCTCCACTTTCAAGACGACGATTTATTGAGCAACCTGATTGTGCTCAAGCCCAACTGGATCACCAAAGCCATCAGCCGCGTGCTCACCGACGAGCCAACCCGGCAGGCGTTGGGCATCCTCTCTCACGCCGACCTGTCCCGGCTGTGGGCGCAAGACGACAGCGGCGTTGCTTACGAACGCCACCTCTATCCCATCTTTTTACGCCTGATGGAACGATTTGACCTGAGCTACCAGCTTGAAAGCGACGTTCCCGGCAAACCACGCACCCACAGCCTGATCCCTCTTTTGCTGCCTTACCAACCACCGGCCAACCTGCCGCCCTGGCCCGAAAAGCCGCTGGCCGGACAAACCCAGGTGGAAATGATTTACCGGCTGGATTTTGCGCCGCCGGGCATCATGAGCTGGTTTCTGGTGCGCACTCATCGCTACACCAGCGGCC is a genomic window of Anaerolineae bacterium containing:
- a CDS encoding leucine-rich repeat domain-containing protein: MSPSSPDKNLVTTLANKLKVEPKDAEYNKQGRLRKLDLSELGLNELPPEIGQLAYLQELILSKNNLTMLPPEIGRLNNLRRLALDKNQLTTLPPALGRLTRLKILSLADNPLPQLPAALWQLSKLCSLTLDDLPLGQIPPELFQLTDLHYLHLRNNQLRYLPPEIGRLNRLLGLTLADNQLAELPAALCQLANLEYLHLGNNELRQLPTDFGRLHNLMRLYLYSNQLTQLPPDFCQLVNLHILESSNNQLTQLPPNFGQLTKLQLLSFHNNRLTELPPDFCQLTGLKILDLAYNQLTHLPPNLPQLKNLHTLSLAHNQLSELPSDFCGLPNLQILSVSNNQLQELPPDFARLTTLQILHLADNQLNRLPPDFHQFKRLQLLSLEHNPNLRTPPPEIAAQGTGEVLDYLRDLRHGSVTRYEAKLLLVGEGRAGKTSLLRALQGQPFDSNLNSTHGIDVRPYALPHPHHPHQTLTLNTWDFGGQHIYQTTHQFFLTKRSLYLMVWNAGVGVEQAGLDKWLKNIQVVAPDSPVLLVATHIDQRQPDLNYQALKARYPQLAGHYAVSNKTGQGVDTLKTALAQTAAQLSLMEQQWPQSWAAVEQALLNRPEHHIDLDKYMACCRQPGLKADIARATLSSYLHDLGKILHFQDDDLLSNLIVLKPNWITKAISRVLTDEPTRQALGILSHADLSRLWAQDDSGVAYERHLYPIFLRLMERFDLSYQLESDVPGKPRTHSLIPLLLPYQPPANLPPWPEKPLAGQTQVEMIYRLDFAPPGIMSWFLVRTHRYTSGQHWREGVVLAYKGHQARVELNPVARELRLVAWGPQPQNFFTILRETLDLILARFEGLKIEREVPCICHWQQDTAEPCPRFYRYADLVRRMEAEKYTVECPDSFADVSVPTLLYGIHASTEPQVVADIRDMKKGLQELLDGQETILERLQQQSELIVRNFTRQWNLEMKKFEAECPNTFILMPGADGRFDPKNWVSQEYLLYLVCQHPSAPHLVGQGYPLRQAEQWWLTLSPWLGHLLKFLHYGLPVGDFFGLKDMLGWSEEALKKMDQGIKMLELINSALPQLSAIDSLERVTPEPRLGVEIETVGPALRALYHFLKEADPAQKWGGLHKTVTPDGNILWLCQEHRQPYLVEPLVLER
- a CDS encoding chemotaxis protein CheC is translated as MKLTPAQIDTLKELINIGVGRAAGMLNDMLQSRVQLQVPYVKIFSPLTLKEEMGQLGSQKLSTVRLSFKGPFSGIASLVFPPDSAGKLVDVLTGEEPATPDLDSIRIGTLTEVGNIILNGVMGSIGNVLERHINYSVPTYLEDNIERLLLANGLDANTTILLAHTRFTIQQLQIEGDIILLFEVGSFDALLAAIDAINVS
- a CDS encoding response regulator; translated protein: MALILIIDDSSYQRRLVRKYMEAQGHQTIEADNGHVGLEMAASHRPDCILLDLIMPETSGFELLEKLQQQGSKIPVVVITADVQTSTHKQCLALGARAIINKPVDSEQLYQTINHILGSPEEGEA
- a CDS encoding PAS domain S-box protein, whose protein sequence is MNEIELAEQQFNILDQVPVGVFVLRKDSLVLFWNHCLEDWTGISRSRIVGANIGRHFPHLQEPKYAGRLQNIFEGGPPAIFSAQLHKSIIPAHLPNGQARIQHTTVTAVRSPTNQDFYALFVVQDVTDLTGRIQDYRLMRDQALAEIKERQLAEKALQHRIEFEDLITTLSTHFINLPSDQIDEGINHALQTIGEFLKVDRSYILLFSENATSMSISHEWDAPGLEPLSQTVKECPVDHFPWFAQKIKQFDTVLVSAIADLPPAATAEKEISRAKNIGALVNLPLVYRDVPVGSLAFASIQAQKKWAEEDIALLKIVGEIFVNALERKRAEARLQAYAADLERSNHELQTFAYIASHDLQEPLRKIQLFSNRLRTRHGDLFNEQARDYLERLLHAATRMQTLIQDLLTYSRLTTHAQPFTLVDLNKIASEVLSDLEGRIEEVGGQVAIGMLPTIEADPMQMGQLLQNLISNGLKYHRPTEPPLVKVRANIEEGLCRLTVADNGIGFDETHLERIFRIFERLHGHSKYEGTGIGLAICRKIVDRHGGAITATSAPGQGATFIVTLPLAQSKT